In the Polyangiaceae bacterium genome, one interval contains:
- a CDS encoding ferritin-like domain-containing protein produces MRITPIGIRTQILALLASGTVAAGCGSVESDNTAAGGSSGAGASGGSAGAGATGGSAGSGATAGAGGAGGSGGVAGGGMGGIAGAGAGGAAGAGGVGGSGGTGGGLTTKGTVDCIGCGSWESCWPKDEVPLVPNAPPTVACPSAGYIDGSKYPYCTPGVPWFSGGTEDGNLCCYTTATCVVGRPLLVAGEVRAAPAVQRGDWARLLDALDAAELDDATRRELAAAWRHDAQMEHASVASFARLTLELMALGAPPDLLAESQVAATDEIEHARLCFGVAARLAGAEIGPGRLPIGDALLVEPTIVSLAVATFEEGCVGETVAAVIASAQANAAKHPACAAALEQIAEDESRHATFAWRVVRWALQVGGSPVREALQQAFARVRHARVSAPTPAGIDLETWHAFGRLTEAEIADIRAGVLREVVDPCLAALFGDSKPEVLAAGAA; encoded by the coding sequence ATGCGCATCACCCCCATCGGCATTCGAACGCAAATCCTGGCGCTGCTCGCGAGCGGCACGGTCGCCGCCGGCTGCGGCTCCGTCGAGAGCGACAATACCGCGGCCGGGGGCAGCTCGGGTGCTGGAGCATCCGGCGGCAGCGCGGGCGCCGGCGCGACCGGAGGTAGCGCCGGCTCGGGGGCCACGGCGGGCGCAGGCGGCGCCGGTGGAAGCGGTGGAGTCGCAGGTGGCGGCATGGGCGGCATCGCGGGTGCGGGCGCTGGTGGCGCTGCCGGTGCGGGTGGCGTCGGAGGCTCCGGGGGTACGGGCGGTGGACTCACGACCAAAGGCACGGTGGATTGCATTGGGTGTGGGTCCTGGGAATCCTGCTGGCCGAAAGACGAAGTCCCGCTAGTGCCGAATGCGCCGCCCACCGTCGCCTGTCCCAGCGCCGGCTATATCGACGGCAGCAAGTATCCCTACTGCACGCCGGGAGTGCCGTGGTTCAGCGGCGGCACCGAGGACGGCAATCTGTGCTGCTACACTACCGCTACCTGCGTCGTGGGACGTCCGTTGCTCGTCGCCGGAGAGGTGCGCGCCGCCCCCGCGGTCCAGCGTGGTGACTGGGCGCGACTGCTCGACGCTCTCGATGCAGCCGAGCTCGACGACGCCACGAGACGCGAGTTGGCGGCGGCGTGGCGCCACGACGCGCAGATGGAGCACGCGTCGGTCGCGTCCTTCGCACGACTGACCCTGGAGCTGATGGCCTTGGGAGCGCCGCCGGATTTGCTCGCCGAATCGCAAGTGGCTGCCACCGACGAGATCGAGCACGCGCGCCTGTGTTTCGGCGTTGCCGCGCGTCTTGCGGGCGCCGAAATCGGGCCAGGGCGCCTGCCCATCGGTGACGCTCTGCTCGTCGAGCCAACGATCGTTTCCCTGGCGGTGGCCACCTTCGAAGAAGGCTGCGTCGGTGAAACCGTCGCCGCCGTGATCGCATCGGCTCAGGCCAATGCTGCCAAGCACCCCGCGTGTGCCGCGGCCCTCGAGCAAATCGCCGAAGACGAGTCGCGTCACGCGACCTTCGCTTGGCGCGTGGTGCGTTGGGCGTTGCAGGTAGGCGGCTCGCCCGTGCGCGAAGCACTGCAGCAAGCGTTCGCGCGCGTGCGTCACGCGAGGGTCAGCGCGCCGACCCCTGCAGGTATCGACCTCGAGACCTGGCACGCCTTCGGTCGTCTGACGGAAGCGGAGATCGCCGACATTCGAGCGGGCGTCCTGCGTGAGGTCGTCGACCCCTGCTTGGCTGCGCTATTCGGAGATTCCAAGCCGGAAGTGCTTGCTGCGGGCGCTGCCTGA
- a CDS encoding sigma-70 family RNA polymerase sigma factor, with protein MQRSAELTEQYFQFVWRMLRRSGVAEADVDDAAQEVFEVATRKLDAIEFGRERAFLFKTAQLIAKKSRRMRYQRWQRESEESDGLPSSAADPETLSLHLERRRMLDTILDAMPEELRTVFVLYELEGLLTREIAELIEKPEGTVASRLRRAREIFHERASALQQGSRRAMP; from the coding sequence GTGCAGCGTAGTGCAGAGCTGACGGAGCAGTACTTCCAGTTCGTGTGGCGCATGCTGCGGCGCAGCGGCGTTGCGGAAGCAGACGTCGACGACGCCGCGCAGGAAGTGTTCGAGGTGGCGACACGCAAGCTCGACGCGATCGAGTTCGGTCGCGAACGCGCGTTCTTGTTCAAGACGGCCCAGCTCATTGCAAAGAAGTCGCGTCGCATGCGCTATCAGCGCTGGCAGCGCGAGAGCGAGGAGAGCGACGGGCTGCCCAGCTCTGCGGCAGATCCGGAAACGCTGTCGTTGCACTTGGAGCGAAGGCGCATGCTGGACACCATCCTCGATGCCATGCCGGAGGAGTTGCGAACCGTGTTCGTGCTCTACGAGCTGGAAGGCCTACTCACGCGCGAGATCGCCGAGTTGATAGAGAAACCCGAAGGAACGGTCGCGTCGCGCCTGCGCCGCGCCCGGGAGATCTTTCACGAACGAGCCAGCGCGCTGCAGCAGGGAAGCCGGAGGGCAATGCCATGA